Proteins encoded by one window of Pseudomonas leptonychotis:
- the fleN gene encoding flagellar synthesis regulator FleN: MGMHPVQVIAVTGGKGGVGKTNVSVNLALALADLGRRVMLMDADLGLANVDVLLGLSAKRTLEDVISGECELREVLLQGPGGIRIVPAASGIQSMVQLSPMQHAGLIQAFSDISDNLDVLIIDTAAGIGDGVVSFVRAAQEVLVVVCDEPTSITDAYALIKLLNRDHGMNRFRVLANMAHSPQEGRNLFAKLTKVTDRFLDVALQYVGAVPYDESVRKAVQKQRAVYEAFPRSKCALAFKAIAQKVDAWPLPANPRGHLEFFVERLVQQPIADTAI; the protein is encoded by the coding sequence ATGGGTATGCATCCCGTACAGGTGATTGCGGTGACCGGCGGCAAAGGTGGCGTCGGTAAAACGAACGTCTCGGTGAACCTGGCTTTGGCCTTGGCTGACCTGGGGCGTCGCGTCATGCTGATGGACGCTGACCTTGGCTTGGCCAACGTCGATGTGTTGCTGGGTCTGAGCGCCAAACGCACGTTAGAAGATGTCATCAGTGGCGAGTGCGAGCTGCGTGAAGTGTTACTGCAGGGGCCGGGCGGCATTCGTATCGTGCCAGCCGCGTCTGGTATTCAGAGCATGGTGCAGCTCTCGCCCATGCAGCATGCTGGTTTAATCCAGGCCTTCAGCGATATCAGTGACAACCTCGATGTGCTGATCATCGACACTGCAGCCGGTATTGGTGATGGCGTCGTCAGCTTCGTGCGTGCCGCCCAGGAAGTCCTGGTGGTGGTCTGCGATGAGCCCACCTCCATCACCGACGCCTACGCCCTGATCAAACTGCTAAACCGCGATCACGGCATGAATCGTTTCCGGGTTTTGGCCAATATGGCCCACAGCCCGCAGGAAGGTCGTAACCTCTTTGCTAAGCTGACTAAAGTCACTGACCGTTTTCTTGACGTTGCCTTGCAGTATGTTGGTGCAGTGCCGTATGACGAGTCAGTACGCAAGGCCGTGCAGAAGCAGCGCGCGGTTTACGAGGCCTTCCCGCGTTCGAAGTGCGCGCTGGCGTTCAAAGCGATAGCCCAGAAAGTCGATGCCTGGCCGTTACCGGCCAACCCGCGCGGTCATTTGGAGTTTTTCGTTGAGCGCCTGGTGCAGCAACCGATCGCAGACACGGCTATATGA
- the flhF gene encoding flagellar biosynthesis protein FlhF, whose amino-acid sequence MQVKRFFAADMRTAMKLVRDELGADASIIGNRRVAGGVELTAALDYQVPAAPARQPNPALEAELRKTQAKIATAQAELTTRTQLDAGKDRQLFGAAASMPTDSLADALRPARTPSAGSDQGALDAMRFELHGLRELIEVQLGSIAWGQLQSRRPQQANLWRRLQRMGLSAELSKALLERVANIAEPRQAWRMLLAHLAHAIKTPKQEPMEEGGVIALVGPAGMGKTTTLAKLAARYVLKYGAQHIALISLDSYRIGAQEQLKTLGRILNVPVTLVDPGQSLTQALAPLARKRVVLIDTAGLPANDPALRMQLETLASRGVNAKNYLVMAATSQGQVLKAAYHSYKRCGLVGCIVTKADEATSLGEVLGLAISQRLPVAYLADGPRIPDDLQIPRSHQLVSRAVGLQATQDPSEDTMAEMFAGLYQQPTRRVS is encoded by the coding sequence ATGCAGGTCAAACGCTTTTTCGCCGCCGATATGCGCACTGCCATGAAGTTGGTACGTGATGAGCTGGGTGCCGATGCCTCGATCATCGGCAATCGCCGGGTTGCCGGTGGTGTCGAGTTGACTGCCGCGCTGGATTATCAGGTGCCCGCCGCGCCCGCTCGTCAACCCAATCCTGCGCTGGAAGCCGAGTTGCGCAAGACCCAAGCGAAAATTGCCACGGCTCAGGCTGAGCTAACCACGCGCACTCAGCTCGATGCCGGCAAAGACCGCCAGCTGTTTGGCGCGGCTGCAAGCATGCCAACCGATAGCCTGGCTGATGCTCTGCGTCCAGCGCGCACGCCCTCTGCTGGCAGTGATCAAGGCGCCCTAGATGCCATGCGCTTTGAACTGCATGGTCTGCGCGAGTTGATTGAAGTGCAGCTGGGCTCGATTGCCTGGGGCCAGCTGCAGAGCCGCCGTCCGCAGCAAGCCAATCTATGGCGCCGCCTGCAGCGGATGGGCTTGTCGGCCGAGCTGTCCAAAGCGCTACTTGAGCGTGTCGCCAATATTGCTGAGCCGCGTCAGGCCTGGCGCATGCTGTTGGCACATTTGGCCCATGCGATCAAGACACCGAAGCAGGAACCGATGGAAGAGGGCGGCGTAATCGCCTTGGTCGGCCCGGCAGGTATGGGCAAGACCACCACGCTGGCCAAGCTGGCCGCACGCTATGTACTCAAGTACGGCGCGCAGCATATCGCTCTTATCAGCTTGGACAGTTACCGAATCGGCGCCCAGGAGCAACTCAAAACCCTGGGGCGCATTCTTAATGTCCCGGTAACCCTGGTCGATCCTGGGCAGTCACTCACTCAGGCTTTGGCTCCGCTGGCGCGTAAGCGTGTAGTGTTGATTGACACCGCGGGCTTACCTGCCAATGACCCAGCCCTGCGCATGCAGCTGGAAACGCTGGCCAGTCGTGGCGTCAACGCAAAAAATTATCTGGTCATGGCGGCCACCAGTCAGGGTCAAGTGCTGAAAGCCGCCTACCATAGTTATAAGCGCTGCGGCTTGGTGGGCTGTATCGTCACCAAGGCAGATGAAGCCACCAGCCTGGGTGAGGTTTTAGGACTGGCTATTAGCCAGCGTCTACCGGTAGCCTATCTCGCTGATGGGCCACGTATTCCTGATGATCTGCAGATTCCACGCAGCCATCAGCTGGTCAGCCGAGCCGTAGGGCTGCAGGCGACCCAAGATCCAAGCGAGGATACGATGGCGGAGATGTTTGCCGGCCTATACCAGCAACCCACACGACGCGTCAGTTAA
- a CDS encoding chemotaxis response regulator CheY has translation MKILIVDDFSTMRRIIKNLLRDLGFTNTAEADDGVTALPMLQSGSFDFLVTDWNMPGMTGIDLLRAVRADERLKTLPVLMVTAEAKRDQIIEAAQAGVNGYVVKPFTAQVLKEKIEKIFERVNG, from the coding sequence ATGAAAATCCTCATCGTTGATGACTTTTCAACGATGCGACGGATCATCAAGAACCTCCTGCGTGACTTGGGGTTCACCAACACTGCGGAAGCCGATGATGGCGTCACCGCACTGCCCATGCTGCAAAGCGGCAGTTTCGATTTTCTGGTGACTGACTGGAATATGCCAGGCATGACCGGTATCGATCTGCTGCGCGCGGTGCGTGCAGATGAGCGCCTGAAAACGCTGCCGGTATTGATGGTGACGGCAGAAGCCAAGCGCGATCAGATCATCGAAGCAGCTCAGGCGGGGGTTAACGGTTATGTCGTAAAGCCGTTTACTGCCCAAGTGCTGAAAGAAAAGATTGAAAAGATCTTCGAGCGAGTCAACGGCTGA
- the fliA gene encoding RNA polymerase sigma factor FliA, with the protein MTSASGFRMYSKAQAQDSQHQLIERYAPLVKRIAYHLLARLPANVQVDDLIQAGMIGLLEASKKYDSSKGASFETFAGIRIRGSMLDEVRKGDWAPRSVHRNSRMVSDAIRKIEAITGRDAKDQEVAAELQLSLEDYYGILGDTLGSRLFSFDDLLQDGEHGGLNEDAGSNHLEPSRDLEDERFQVALADAIANLPERERLVLALYYDEELNLKEIGAVLGVSESRVSQLHSQCAARLRARLGEWRAH; encoded by the coding sequence ATGACATCAGCCTCTGGATTCCGTATGTATAGCAAGGCGCAGGCGCAGGATTCCCAGCACCAGTTGATCGAGCGCTATGCGCCCTTGGTCAAACGCATTGCCTATCACCTGTTGGCGCGTTTGCCGGCCAATGTTCAGGTCGACGATTTAATCCAGGCCGGGATGATCGGTCTGCTCGAAGCGTCAAAAAAATACGACTCCAGTAAAGGTGCCAGTTTCGAGACATTCGCCGGTATTCGCATCCGCGGTTCCATGCTCGATGAGGTGCGCAAAGGCGACTGGGCGCCGCGTTCTGTGCATCGCAATAGCCGTATGGTCAGTGACGCGATTAGAAAAATAGAGGCCATAACCGGCAGAGACGCTAAAGATCAAGAGGTTGCGGCCGAACTCCAATTGAGTCTCGAGGATTACTACGGCATTCTTGGCGATACTTTAGGCAGCCGCCTGTTCAGCTTTGACGACCTTTTGCAGGACGGCGAGCACGGCGGGCTGAATGAAGACGCTGGCAGCAACCACCTCGAACCTTCTCGTGATCTGGAAGATGAACGCTTTCAGGTGGCCTTGGCCGATGCCATCGCCAACCTGCCAGAGCGCGAGCGTCTGGTGTTAGCGCTATATTACGATGAAGAATTGAACCTTAAAGAGATCGGCGCAGTGTTGGGGGTTAGCGAATCGCGCGTAAGCCAACTACACAGTCAGTGTGCCGCTCGTTTACGCGCTCGTTTGGGCGAGTGGCGCGCACATTGA